The following proteins come from a genomic window of Diorhabda carinulata isolate Delta chromosome X, icDioCari1.1, whole genome shotgun sequence:
- the LOC130901668 gene encoding sphingomyelin phosphodiesterase-like isoform X2 codes for MRTISSILIIVLVITSSHCVVIKNSVLEGFEEYRRTGAPPSSLIAAVKQYNTQNFSSGQFDSDPACATCSIIADNMIKQRRSGTNDTEIQRELIFFCNLYEVYDEKVCEGMVNISLSTFLYILDNTPDLEGSDVCGITLQYRNCVQSGRFNWSIEIPPERNFIKLLSTSISEKPIRILHISDIHYDPRYTTGKTNNCKEPICCQDDQADGQTEEESCGYWSDYLKADLPWRTVVDALEQTTNHEYDYVYFTGDIVSHRIWNTSVQENGRIISKILDALSQYYKVPVFLSIGNHETHPSNLYSEITSPENLSSKWLFDLIFQKLSKWLPVDDIKDTILKGGYYTVSPKKGFRVIVLNSNVCNINNWWLLYDPVDPYGQLKWLTEVLKEAEQNNERVHILYHMPSGGGVCYSVWAREFRRIVARFAHTIAAQFNGHTHRDEFYVFYNISNPEQPINMAWNGASITTFDLANPSFKIISIDEKTFNVLDFEEWTYNLTLANLTPEKNPSWYKLYAFKEAFDVENLEADQIHNLVMKMTQRHALLDLYHRYKFREGDTELAKGCDDDCKKDLLCSMVKTQYGDDYMCNKVKKLFDSIPDAKLTS; via the exons ATGAGGacgatttcttcaattttaatcATAGTTTTAGTTATTACTAGTTCACATTGtgttgttattaaaaattcag TTTTGGAAGGTTTTGAAGAATACAGAAGAACTGGAGCCCCTCCATCTTCTCTAATCGCAGCGGTTAAGCAGTACAACACCCAAAATTTCTCATCTGGACAGTTTGATAGCGATCCAGCATGTGCGACTTGTTCCATTATAGCCGATAACATGATAAAACAAAGAAGAAGTGGCACGAACGACACAGAAATTCAAagagaattaatatttttctgtaacCTTTATGAAGTATATGATGAAAAAGTTTGTGAGGGAATGGTTAATATAAGTTTA tccacttttttatatatactggATAATACTCCGGATCTTGAGGGTAGCGATGTCTGTGGTATTACTCTTCAGTATCGAAATTGTGTTCAAAGTGGAAGATTCAACTGGAGCATCGAAATTCCTCCGGAACGaaactttattaaattatta TCGACATCAATATCTGAAAAACCTATTAGAATTCTTCATATATCTGATATTCATTACGATCCTAGATACACTACAGGTAAAACTAATAATTGCAAAGAACCAATTTGTTGCCAAGACGATCAAGCTGATGGTCAAACAGAAGAAGAAAGTTGCGGTTACTGGTCTGATTATTTAAAAGCAGATTTACCTTGGAGAACCGTCGTAGATGCTTTAGAACAAACTACGAATCAT GAATACGATTACGTTTATTTCACTGGAGATATAGTGAGTCACAGGATATGGAATACCAGTGTTCAAGAAAATGGtagaatcatttctaaaattttagaTGCTCTTTCCCAGTACTATAAAGTGCCGGTTTTTCTTTCCATAGGAAACCATGAAACTCATCCATcgaattt ATACTCTGAAATAACCTCTCCAGAGAATTTATCATCGAAATGGTTATTTGATCTAATATTTCAAAAGCTTTCAAAATGGCTACCGGTTGACGATATAAAAGACACTATATTAAAGGGAGGTTACTATACAGTTAGTCCTAAAAAAGGATTCAGGGTAATTGTATTAAACAGCAACGTTTGTAATATAAACAATTG GTGGTTGTTGTATGATCCCGTGGATCCTTACGGCCAATTAAAGTGGTTGACGGAAGTTCTCAAAGAAGCTGAGCAAAACAACGAAAGGGTTCATATTTTGTACCACATGCCTTCAGGAGGGGGTGTATGTTATTCAGTATGGGCTAGAGAATTTCGAAGAATTGTTGCTAG GTTTGCTCATACTATTGCCGCTCAATTCAACGGTCATACACATAGAGACgaattttacgttttttataatatttcgaaTCCAGAACAACCGATTAATATGGCGTGGAATGGAGCTTCTATAACTACATTTGATTTAGCAAATCcaagttttaaaattatatctatcgacgaaaaaacattt AATGTTCTAGATTTCGAAGAATGGACCTACAATCTTACTTTGGCTAATCTAACGCCCGAAAAAAATCCTTCTTGGTATAAATTATACGCATTCAAAGAAGCCTTCGATGTTGAAAATTTAGAAGCAGACCAGATTCACAATCTAGTGATGAAAATGACGCAACGTCATGCACTACTCGATCTTTATCACAG
- the LOC130901668 gene encoding sphingomyelin phosphodiesterase-like isoform X1 has protein sequence MRTISSILIIVLVITSSHCVVIKNSGTIIVVLEGFEEYRRTGAPPSSLIAAVKQYNTQNFSSGQFDSDPACATCSIIADNMIKQRRSGTNDTEIQRELIFFCNLYEVYDEKVCEGMVNISLSTFLYILDNTPDLEGSDVCGITLQYRNCVQSGRFNWSIEIPPERNFIKLLSTSISEKPIRILHISDIHYDPRYTTGKTNNCKEPICCQDDQADGQTEEESCGYWSDYLKADLPWRTVVDALEQTTNHEYDYVYFTGDIVSHRIWNTSVQENGRIISKILDALSQYYKVPVFLSIGNHETHPSNLYSEITSPENLSSKWLFDLIFQKLSKWLPVDDIKDTILKGGYYTVSPKKGFRVIVLNSNVCNINNWWLLYDPVDPYGQLKWLTEVLKEAEQNNERVHILYHMPSGGGVCYSVWAREFRRIVARFAHTIAAQFNGHTHRDEFYVFYNISNPEQPINMAWNGASITTFDLANPSFKIISIDEKTFNVLDFEEWTYNLTLANLTPEKNPSWYKLYAFKEAFDVENLEADQIHNLVMKMTQRHALLDLYHRYKFREGDTELAKGCDDDCKKDLLCSMVKTQYGDDYMCNKVKKLFDSIPDAKLTS, from the exons ATGAGGacgatttcttcaattttaatcATAGTTTTAGTTATTACTAGTTCACATTGtgttgttattaaaaattcag GTACAATTATCGTAGTTTTGGAAGGTTTTGAAGAATACAGAAGAACTGGAGCCCCTCCATCTTCTCTAATCGCAGCGGTTAAGCAGTACAACACCCAAAATTTCTCATCTGGACAGTTTGATAGCGATCCAGCATGTGCGACTTGTTCCATTATAGCCGATAACATGATAAAACAAAGAAGAAGTGGCACGAACGACACAGAAATTCAAagagaattaatatttttctgtaacCTTTATGAAGTATATGATGAAAAAGTTTGTGAGGGAATGGTTAATATAAGTTTA tccacttttttatatatactggATAATACTCCGGATCTTGAGGGTAGCGATGTCTGTGGTATTACTCTTCAGTATCGAAATTGTGTTCAAAGTGGAAGATTCAACTGGAGCATCGAAATTCCTCCGGAACGaaactttattaaattatta TCGACATCAATATCTGAAAAACCTATTAGAATTCTTCATATATCTGATATTCATTACGATCCTAGATACACTACAGGTAAAACTAATAATTGCAAAGAACCAATTTGTTGCCAAGACGATCAAGCTGATGGTCAAACAGAAGAAGAAAGTTGCGGTTACTGGTCTGATTATTTAAAAGCAGATTTACCTTGGAGAACCGTCGTAGATGCTTTAGAACAAACTACGAATCAT GAATACGATTACGTTTATTTCACTGGAGATATAGTGAGTCACAGGATATGGAATACCAGTGTTCAAGAAAATGGtagaatcatttctaaaattttagaTGCTCTTTCCCAGTACTATAAAGTGCCGGTTTTTCTTTCCATAGGAAACCATGAAACTCATCCATcgaattt ATACTCTGAAATAACCTCTCCAGAGAATTTATCATCGAAATGGTTATTTGATCTAATATTTCAAAAGCTTTCAAAATGGCTACCGGTTGACGATATAAAAGACACTATATTAAAGGGAGGTTACTATACAGTTAGTCCTAAAAAAGGATTCAGGGTAATTGTATTAAACAGCAACGTTTGTAATATAAACAATTG GTGGTTGTTGTATGATCCCGTGGATCCTTACGGCCAATTAAAGTGGTTGACGGAAGTTCTCAAAGAAGCTGAGCAAAACAACGAAAGGGTTCATATTTTGTACCACATGCCTTCAGGAGGGGGTGTATGTTATTCAGTATGGGCTAGAGAATTTCGAAGAATTGTTGCTAG GTTTGCTCATACTATTGCCGCTCAATTCAACGGTCATACACATAGAGACgaattttacgttttttataatatttcgaaTCCAGAACAACCGATTAATATGGCGTGGAATGGAGCTTCTATAACTACATTTGATTTAGCAAATCcaagttttaaaattatatctatcgacgaaaaaacattt AATGTTCTAGATTTCGAAGAATGGACCTACAATCTTACTTTGGCTAATCTAACGCCCGAAAAAAATCCTTCTTGGTATAAATTATACGCATTCAAAGAAGCCTTCGATGTTGAAAATTTAGAAGCAGACCAGATTCACAATCTAGTGATGAAAATGACGCAACGTCATGCACTACTCGATCTTTATCACAG